From the Deinococcus planocerae genome, the window CGTGCGCCTCGCCCGTCTGCGTCACCTGCCGAACGCCGAAAAGCGCCTCGCCTTCGTCTTCACCAACTCGACCGCGAAGGCGTCCCAGGTGGGGAACGCGGTGGGGCTGGACTCCGCCGCCTCTCTGCTGCACATCCTCGGCGCGTTGAAGGCCGAGGGGTACGACGTGGGCGAATTGCCCGCCACGAGCGACGAACTCATGCACGCCCTTCTTGCTCGCACCACGTACGACACGACGCAACTCACGCCCACCCAACTCGCGCAGGCCGCCGCGCACGTCCCGGCAGACCTCTACCGCTCGTGGTTTGCCGACCTCCCAGACGCGCAGCAACGCCGGATGCGGCAGCAGTGGGGCGAGGCGCCGGGGTCAGCCTACGTCCACGACGGTGCCCTCGCCCTCGCTGGGGTCCACTTCGGAAAGATGTTCGTCGCCCTGCAACCCCCGCGCGGGTACGGCATGGACCCGGACGCGATCTACCACACGCCCGACCTGCCCCCCACCCACCACTACCACGCGCTGTACCGCTGGCTGCGGGAGTCTCCGGAGCGGGGCGGTTTCGGTGCGGACGCCATCGTCCACGTCGGCAAGCACGGCACGCTGGAGTGGCTGCCGGGCAAGGGAGTGGGGCTGAGTGCCAAGTGCTTCCCCGACTCCCTGCTGGGCGACCTGCCCCTCTTCTACCCCTTCGTGATCAACGACCCCGGCGAGGGCACCCAGGCCAAGCGGCGGGCGCACGCGACGATCCTCGACCACCTGCCGCCGCCCCTGACACGCGCCGACACCTACGGGCCGCTCGCCGAACTCGCCGCGCTGGTGGACGAGTATTACCAACTGGAACTCCTCGACCCCTCGAAGTTGCCGCTCCTTCAGGGGCAAATCTGGGACCTCGTGCAGCGGGCGAACTTGGGCACCGACCTCGGCACGATGCTGCGGCGCGATCACGGCGACCACGTTCACGAGTGGGACGAAGCGTTCACCCCGGAGGGCGTGCCTGTCACCCTGACCGAGATGAACGGGGCGGACGTGGCGCACCTCCTCGAAGACATCGACGGCTACCTGTGCGAGCTGGGGATGGCGCAGATTCGGGATGGGCTGCACGTGCTGGGGCAGGCGCCGAGAGGGGAGGGGTTGCCCGAGATGCTGCGGGCTCTGACGCGGCTGGCGAATGCGGAAGTGCCGGGGCTGCACGCGGGGCTGGCGGGGGTGCTGGGGTTGGAGTTGGGGGCGCTTTTGGAGAATCCGGGGGGGCGGTTGGCGGTGGAGTCGTCTGCGTTCCCCCTCACTCCGGCCCTCTCTCCTTCGGACTCGCAGAGCTGCCCCGCAGAGCTGTACCAGTCCCACGAGGGGAGAGGGAGAAAAGAACGCGACCTCAGCGAACTCGCAGGCCGTCCCGTCCTCTCTAACGGAGACGCGCTTGAACTCATTGACGAACTGGCGTTACACCTCTACCAGACGCTTCAGGCGCGGGACTTCGACCCCGCCTCCATTCCCGATGCGCTCGCGATCACGCTGGGACCGTTGGAGGATTTTGGCACTCTGCCCGCCACCCTCGACTATGCCTGCCGGGTCCTGAAGCCAAACCTGGATGCCACGACCGACGAGATCGCGCACCTGCTCGCGGGCCTCTCCGGGCGGTACGTCCCCGCCGGGCCGAGTGGCGCCCCCTCGCGCGGGCTCGCCCACATCCTGCCGACGGGGCGGAACTTCTACGCGGTCGATCCGCGTGCCCTGCCCTCGCAGGCGGCGTGGACGGTGGGGAGCAACCTCGCGCGGGAGGTGCTGGAGCGGCACCTCAAGGAGGCGGGCGCCTACCCCGAACACGTCGCCATCAGCGTGTGGGGTACGAGCAACATGCGCACGCAGGGGGACGACGTGGCGCAGATTCTCGCCCTCCTCGGCGCGCGGCCCGTGTGGCACCCGCAGAGCCGCCGTCTGACGGGGGTGGAACTCATCCCGCTGGAGGAACTGGGCCGCCCCCGCATCGACGTGACGGTGAGGATCAGCGGCTTTTTCCGCGACGCCTTCCCGCACCTGATCTCCCTGCTCGATGAGGCGGTGAACCTCGCCATGGGGGCGGACGAGCCGGAGGAGCAGAACTACCCGCGCAAGCATTATCTGGCCGACCTCGCGGGCCGCCTCGGGGAACTGCCGCCAGAAGAGGCTCAATCCCGTGCCGCCTATCGCCTCTTCGGGAGCGCGCCGGGCACCTACGGGGCGGGCATCCTCGACCTCATTCACGAGGGGAACTGGCAGGATGAGGCCGACTTCGCGCGCACCTTCGTCAACTGGGGCGGGTACGCCTACACCGCCGCCGAGGCCGGGACCGATGCCCGCGAGGACTTCCGCGCCCGCCTCGCCGTCACCCAGCTCGTGCTGCACAACCAGGACAACCGCGAGCACGACATCTTCGACAGCGACGACTACCTCCAGTTCTTCGGCGGAATGATCGCGTCGGTGCGCAGCCTGAGTGGCGCCCAGCCCCGACATTACTTCGGCGACACGGCCAACCCCGAGCGGGCGCGTGTCCGTGACCTGGGGGAGGAGGCGCTCAGGGTGTACCGCTCGCGGGTGGTCAATCCCAAGTGGCTGGAGGGCATCCGCCGCCACGGCTACAAGGGCGGGCTGGAGCAGACGGCGACGGTGGACTACCTCTTCGGCTTCGATGCCACCGCGCAGATCGCACACGACTTCATGTACGAGGGGGTGGCGCAGGCGTACGCCCTCGACCTCGAGAACCAGGCGTTCTTGCGCGGGTCGAACCCCTGGGCGCTGAACGCCATCGCCGGTCGCCTCCTCGAAGCCCACGCCCGCGAACTGTGGAGGCCGGAGCCGGAGACGCTGGGCGCCCTCCAGAACCTGCTCGCCGAGAGCGAAGGATTGCTGGAGGGGCGGGGCGAGGTGGGGCGGGTGGAGAGTTCCAGACCATGAGGATGAGGGGTCATACACTACACGCATGGTCATCATTGGCCTCACTGCCGCGCGAAAGCAGTGGGACGAGTTTGTCGAACGTGCCCACCAGGGCGAGGAGGTTATCCTCACGCGCTATGGTCGGCCTTGTGCCCGCCTCCTGCCGTTGGAGGACACGGAGGCAGAGCGGCAGGATTCGCCGCCTCCCACATCCACCGAGCCTCGTTCAGATTGAGTTTGCTTCCTTCGGGGTGAGGGCATGACTCCCCTCTACCCCCTTTCCGCCGTCGCCCACCAGCCGGACCTCGTGCTGGCCCTCTCCCTGCTGGCCGTCTCGCCGGACATCGGCGGCGTCCTGATTCGAGGCGACCGCGGCGCGGCGAAGAGTACGGCGGCGCGCGGGCTCGCAGCCCTGCTCCCCCCCGCGCCGGACGGCACGCCTGCCCCCTTCGTCAACCTGCCCCTCGGCGCGACCGAGGACCGGGTGGTGGGCACCCTCGACCTCGACGCGGCGCTCAGGGGTGAGGTGCGGCTGCGGCCCGGATTGATCGCGGCGGCCCACGGCGGCGTCCTCTACATCGACGAGGTGAACCTGCTCGCCGACCATCTCGTGGACGTGCTCCTCGACGTGGCGGCGATGGGCGTGAACCGGGTACAGCGCGACGGCCTGAGCGCCGAGCACCCCGCCCGCCTCGCCCTAGTCGGCAGCATGAACCCGGAGGAAGGTGGATTGCGCCCCCAGTTCCTCGACCGCTTCGGGCTGTGCGTGGACGTGCAAGCGCCCACCGCGCCGGGGGAGCGGGCGGAGATCGTCCGGCGCCGGATGCGTTTTGAGGCCGACCCGCTGGCTTTTGCGGGAGAGTGGGAGCAGGCGGAGGAGGCACTCGCCGCCCGCCTCGCCACGGCCCGTGCCCGGTTGCCGCGCGTCACCGTGCCGGACGGGCTCCTCGACACCATCGCCGCCCTGAGTGCCAGGGCGGGAGTGCGGAGCCTGCGCGCCGACCTCGTGCTGCACCGGGCCGCCCGGGCGCTCGCCGCGCTGGAGGGCCGGGAGGAGGTGCGGGAAGGCGACTTGCACCGGATCGCCCCCCTCGTGCTGACGCACCGCCGCGATCCGCGGTTGCCGCCGTCTCCCCCACCGCCTCCCCCCGCGCCGCCGCAGGAGACCCCACCCCCGCAGACGGACACATCCCGGTCACAGTCCGCTCAAGTCCCCTCGGCGGACGGGCCCGAGGAGGTCTTCGCCCCCAGCGTGAGCGCGGGTTCCCTCACCCTCCCTCTCCCCTCCCCCATCCCCGGCACGCGGCGGGGCGAGGGTGGCCCGGGCCGCACCGTCCGCGCCGTCCCCGAGGCCCAGCCGATCACACTCGCCACTCCAGACACCCTGCGCGCCGCCCTGACGCGAACGGCGGTCAGCGGGGGCGGCACGGTCACCCTCCGCCGCGAGGACTTTCACGCCCCCGTCCGCGAGGAGACGGGCGGGCGGCGGGTCCTCTTCGTGGCGGACGCGAGCGGCAGCATGGGCACGCGCGAGCGGATGGGGGCGGTGAAGGGGGCGATGCTGGCCCTGTTGCGCGAGCAGACGCGCCGGGACCGGGTGGCCCTGATCACCTTCCGCGCGACGGGGGCGACGCTCGACCTGGGCTTCACGACCGACCCGCACGCCGCCGAGGCCGCGATCACCGCCGCGCCGACCGGGGGCCGCACGCCGCTCGCGCACGCCCTGAGCCTCGCCGCCGAGGTGCTGGCGGGGGAGAGGGGGGCGCAGCTCGTGTTGTTCACCGACGGGCGGGCGAACGTGCCGCTGACGCCCGGCGGGGACGCCTGGGCCGACGCCTTGGACGCGGCCCGTGCCGTGCGAGGCGTTCCCGCCCTCGTCGTGGACACCGAGACCGGGCACGTGCGGCTGGGCCGGGCGGCGCGACTGGCCGAGGTCCTGGGGGCGGACCTCACGGCCCTGGGCGCCCCCGCGTGAGGTAAGTTATCCTCACCCCGCTTCCCTGAAGGAGGTCTGTCATGAACTTCCGACTTACCCCCCTTACCCTGGGCACCCTGCTCGTCTCCGTCACCCTGGCCGGTTGTGCCTCGACCCTTCCCGGCGTTCCCGGCAATGGC encodes:
- a CDS encoding VWA domain-containing protein, which codes for MTPLYPLSAVAHQPDLVLALSLLAVSPDIGGVLIRGDRGAAKSTAARGLAALLPPAPDGTPAPFVNLPLGATEDRVVGTLDLDAALRGEVRLRPGLIAAAHGGVLYIDEVNLLADHLVDVLLDVAAMGVNRVQRDGLSAEHPARLALVGSMNPEEGGLRPQFLDRFGLCVDVQAPTAPGERAEIVRRRMRFEADPLAFAGEWEQAEEALAARLATARARLPRVTVPDGLLDTIAALSARAGVRSLRADLVLHRAARALAALEGREEVREGDLHRIAPLVLTHRRDPRLPPSPPPPPPAPPQETPPPQTDTSRSQSAQVPSADGPEEVFAPSVSAGSLTLPLPSPIPGTRRGEGGPGRTVRAVPEAQPITLATPDTLRAALTRTAVSGGGTVTLRREDFHAPVREETGGRRVLFVADASGSMGTRERMGAVKGAMLALLREQTRRDRVALITFRATGATLDLGFTTDPHAAEAAITAAPTGGRTPLAHALSLAAEVLAGERGAQLVLFTDGRANVPLTPGGDAWADALDAARAVRGVPALVVDTETGHVRLGRAARLAEVLGADLTALGAPA
- a CDS encoding cobaltochelatase subunit CobN, translated to MTRPAPRQPTSRQRVTRADGRTINVVRKRGHLSYCFHGCCCGRTDKGYAAAPADVYKDEWTRRKIRNAVHLTKGGCLGPCSLANVAHLVFDGHDVWFHSVNDAWLVRAIFDYIEAMLNADGYLPPPPDLVEYTFNYYAWDAAGSAAAGTVAPPLATPEAPAELFGLAFLTHADTDLLNLRAAQETLPADFGPVTGVALGGIRSEAQMATLLSGAVGQAEVVLLRIHGKFSAVPGAELLLDHARKAGQHLLLVSGTNEPDAELAALSLAPAHTLDTARAYLAASGWQNTRELLLSLSDTLRLTGYGAQPPLALPEHGIYHPDLPEIATLEDWQRLRTPGRPAVGVLLYRAHALSGNTAFIDSLVTALDEAGANALPVFTTSLKDVDGNGDPKAFALLRGEVDALISTLSFAMADVQAGDVTAAGANVGALERLGVPVVQGITSGGARGPWETSARGLNPLDTAMNVALPEFDGRIIGVPFAFKEKEAGDAARLVADPERTARLAGITVRLARLRHLPNAEKRLAFVFTNSTAKASQVGNAVGLDSAASLLHILGALKAEGYDVGELPATSDELMHALLARTTYDTTQLTPTQLAQAAAHVPADLYRSWFADLPDAQQRRMRQQWGEAPGSAYVHDGALALAGVHFGKMFVALQPPRGYGMDPDAIYHTPDLPPTHHYHALYRWLRESPERGGFGADAIVHVGKHGTLEWLPGKGVGLSAKCFPDSLLGDLPLFYPFVINDPGEGTQAKRRAHATILDHLPPPLTRADTYGPLAELAALVDEYYQLELLDPSKLPLLQGQIWDLVQRANLGTDLGTMLRRDHGDHVHEWDEAFTPEGVPVTLTEMNGADVAHLLEDIDGYLCELGMAQIRDGLHVLGQAPRGEGLPEMLRALTRLANAEVPGLHAGLAGVLGLELGALLENPGGRLAVESSAFPLTPALSPSDSQSCPAELYQSHEGRGRKERDLSELAGRPVLSNGDALELIDELALHLYQTLQARDFDPASIPDALAITLGPLEDFGTLPATLDYACRVLKPNLDATTDEIAHLLAGLSGRYVPAGPSGAPSRGLAHILPTGRNFYAVDPRALPSQAAWTVGSNLAREVLERHLKEAGAYPEHVAISVWGTSNMRTQGDDVAQILALLGARPVWHPQSRRLTGVELIPLEELGRPRIDVTVRISGFFRDAFPHLISLLDEAVNLAMGADEPEEQNYPRKHYLADLAGRLGELPPEEAQSRAAYRLFGSAPGTYGAGILDLIHEGNWQDEADFARTFVNWGGYAYTAAEAGTDAREDFRARLAVTQLVLHNQDNREHDIFDSDDYLQFFGGMIASVRSLSGAQPRHYFGDTANPERARVRDLGEEALRVYRSRVVNPKWLEGIRRHGYKGGLEQTATVDYLFGFDATAQIAHDFMYEGVAQAYALDLENQAFLRGSNPWALNAIAGRLLEAHARELWRPEPETLGALQNLLAESEGLLEGRGEVGRVESSRP
- a CDS encoding type II toxin-antitoxin system Phd/YefM family antitoxin, whose amino-acid sequence is MVIIGLTAARKQWDEFVERAHQGEEVILTRYGRPCARLLPLEDTEAERQDSPPPTSTEPRSD